In Alphaproteobacteria bacterium US3C007, one genomic interval encodes:
- a CDS encoding ABC transporter ATP-binding protein, giving the protein MIKVQNLHKHFGGFHAVDGASLEIASGSITGLIGPNGAGKTTLFNVIAGVLAPTSGSVLMNGEDITGLAPHQLFSKGLLRTFQIAHEFSSMSCRENLMMVPANQSGETLWNTWFGRKRIANEERALAAKADEVLEFLTIDHLRDHKAGQVSGGQKKLLELGRTMMVDAKIVFLDEVGAGVNRTLLNTIADAILRLNKERNYTFVVIEHDMNFIERLCDPVICMAEGRVLAEGTLAEIKANEQVIEAYLGTGLKNKTTA; this is encoded by the coding sequence TTGATTAAAGTTCAAAATCTTCACAAACATTTTGGTGGGTTTCACGCGGTTGACGGAGCCTCGCTTGAAATTGCATCAGGGTCTATAACAGGGCTAATTGGCCCGAATGGCGCTGGAAAAACCACTTTATTTAACGTAATCGCCGGCGTGCTCGCACCAACATCAGGCAGCGTCTTAATGAATGGCGAAGATATCACCGGATTGGCGCCGCATCAGTTGTTCAGTAAAGGCCTGCTGCGCACGTTTCAGATCGCCCATGAATTTTCATCTATGAGCTGCCGCGAAAACTTGATGATGGTTCCGGCAAATCAATCAGGGGAAACCCTTTGGAACACTTGGTTTGGCCGCAAACGCATCGCCAATGAAGAGCGGGCGCTGGCGGCAAAAGCCGATGAAGTCCTTGAATTTTTAACCATTGATCACCTGCGCGATCATAAAGCTGGGCAAGTCTCTGGCGGCCAAAAAAAGCTGTTAGAGCTGGGCCGTACAATGATGGTCGATGCAAAAATTGTGTTTCTGGATGAAGTCGGAGCCGGGGTGAACCGCACGCTTTTAAACACAATAGCCGATGCAATCTTGCGGCTGAATAAAGAGCGCAATTATACATTCGTTGTCATCGAACATGACATGAATTTTATCGAGCGGCTTTGTGACCCAGTGATCTGTATGGCCGAAGGGCGCGTACTGGCAGAAGGAACACTGGCCGAAATAAAGGCCAATGAACAGGTTATCGAAGCCTATTTGGGCACCGGCCTGAAAAACAAAACCACCGCATGA
- a CDS encoding GlxA family transcriptional regulator translates to MVTQSNLISVSNQQGGPRRFAFVLIEEFSLLSFAAALDALRIANRMSGKPLYSWTVLGESADIVFCSAGTSFRVDDGLVELKRDDTVILCGGMNIQRRTSKKLLNWVRRETRKGLSVGGLCTAAYTMAKAGLLNGRRATIHWENQDSFTEDFDEVELTKSVFIKDGKFMTTAGGTSSIDLMLKLIAEDFGEDLANAVADQLIYSSIRTDQDTQRLSVPTRIGVRHPKLSQVIQMMETNIEEPISPSLLAKYVGMSTRQLERLFRRYLNRSPKRYYMELRLQKARNLLMQTDMSVINVALACGFASPSHFSKCYRAHYQTTPYRERGSLSATPG, encoded by the coding sequence ATGGTAACCCAATCCAATTTGATTTCAGTTTCCAACCAGCAAGGTGGCCCGCGCCGATTTGCGTTTGTATTGATCGAAGAGTTTTCATTGTTGTCATTTGCGGCGGCGTTGGATGCGTTGCGAATCGCAAATCGGATGTCCGGAAAACCTCTTTACAGTTGGACAGTTCTTGGCGAGAGCGCGGATATTGTTTTTTGCTCCGCAGGAACGTCCTTTCGCGTCGATGACGGGCTTGTTGAGTTGAAAAGAGATGATACCGTGATCCTGTGCGGCGGTATGAACATTCAGCGGCGAACCTCTAAAAAGCTTTTGAATTGGGTGCGCCGCGAAACGCGCAAAGGCCTGTCGGTCGGCGGGCTTTGCACCGCAGCTTACACGATGGCGAAAGCCGGCCTTTTAAACGGACGACGCGCCACTATACATTGGGAAAACCAAGATAGTTTTACCGAAGATTTCGATGAGGTCGAATTAACAAAATCCGTCTTTATCAAAGATGGTAAGTTTATGACCACGGCCGGTGGCACCTCATCGATCGATTTAATGCTAAAATTAATCGCCGAGGATTTTGGCGAGGATTTGGCCAATGCCGTGGCGGATCAACTGATCTATAGCTCGATCAGAACCGACCAAGATACCCAAAGATTATCAGTGCCCACGCGAATTGGCGTCCGCCATCCAAAACTAAGCCAAGTCATTCAAATGATGGAAACAAACATCGAAGAACCGATAAGCCCCTCGCTGCTTGCAAAATATGTTGGCATGTCAACCCGGCAGTTAGAGCGGCTTTTCCGGCGCTATTTAAACCGCAGTCCAAAGCGGTATTACATGGAACTTCGCCTGCAAAAAGCCCGCAACCTTTTGATGCAGACGGATATGAGCGTGATCAATGTGGCCTTGGCCTGTGGCTTTGCCTCACCCTCTCACTTTTCAAAATGTTACCGGGCGCATTATCAAACCACACCCTACCGTGAGCGGGGCAGCCTGTCAGCAACCCCGGGTTGA
- a CDS encoding ABC transporter substrate-binding protein, with product MRNFLMATAAAALTAGTAIAGGHSDEIKIGVILGFTGPLETITPSMGLGAELAMKEVTASGKLLDGATVTPVRGDSTCIDAAAATAAAERLITSDNVDAIMGADCSGVTGAILQNVARPNGIVMVSPSATSPALSTAEDDGLFFRTAPSDARQGVVMTQNIMDRGFKSVALTYTNNDYGKGLADSFQAAFEAAGGTVTVSAAHDEDKADYSAEVGALASAGGEILVVAGYANGAGTQIIQGSLDTGAFDTFVLPDGMVGQDIVDKIGPDLTGSFGQYPGTDSKGADMFVAMALGASLNNPAEAFGGSDAFAPESYDAAALIMLAMQAAGSTDSAAVKDHLMAVANAPGEQIMPGELGKALDMIKAGKEIDYVGATAVELIGPGESAGNYREIEIKDGAVATVAFR from the coding sequence ATGAGAAACTTTTTAATGGCGACGGCTGCGGCAGCTTTAACAGCAGGCACCGCAATCGCTGGCGGCCATAGCGACGAGATTAAAATCGGCGTGATTTTGGGCTTTACCGGACCGCTCGAAACAATCACCCCCTCAATGGGCTTGGGCGCTGAGCTGGCGATGAAAGAAGTCACCGCGTCAGGCAAATTGCTCGATGGCGCAACCGTGACACCGGTTCGCGGAGATTCGACCTGCATTGACGCAGCGGCCGCAACCGCGGCGGCAGAGCGTTTAATCACATCGGATAATGTAGATGCGATCATGGGTGCGGATTGTTCAGGCGTCACAGGCGCGATCCTGCAGAATGTAGCACGCCCGAATGGTATCGTGATGGTATCGCCTTCGGCTACATCACCGGCGCTTTCAACGGCTGAAGATGATGGTTTGTTTTTCCGCACAGCCCCATCAGATGCGCGTCAAGGCGTTGTGATGACACAAAATATCATGGATCGCGGTTTCAAATCCGTTGCTCTGACATACACCAATAACGATTATGGCAAAGGATTGGCCGACAGCTTCCAAGCCGCGTTCGAAGCCGCTGGTGGCACCGTAACCGTATCTGCTGCGCATGATGAAGACAAAGCCGATTATTCTGCCGAAGTCGGCGCACTGGCCTCAGCCGGTGGCGAAATTCTGGTTGTTGCGGGCTATGCAAACGGTGCTGGCACGCAAATCATCCAAGGATCGCTTGACACAGGCGCGTTTGACACATTCGTGCTGCCAGACGGTATGGTAGGTCAAGATATCGTTGACAAAATCGGCCCAGATTTGACCGGCTCATTCGGTCAATATCCAGGCACCGACAGCAAAGGCGCTGACATGTTCGTTGCGATGGCGCTTGGCGCCTCTTTGAACAACCCTGCGGAAGCGTTTGGCGGTTCTGACGCATTTGCGCCCGAAAGCTATGATGCTGCCGCGTTGATCATGCTCGCTATGCAAGCCGCTGGCTCAACCGACTCAGCCGCAGTGAAAGATCACCTCATGGCGGTTGCCAATGCGCCAGGCGAACAAATCATGCCGGGCGAATTGGGTAAGGCGCTTGATATGATCAAAGCCGGAAAGGAAATCGATTACGTGGGAGCAACGGCCGTTGAATTGATCGGACCGGGCGAATCAGCCGGCAACTATCGCGAGATCGAGATCAAAGACGGCGCGGTGGCAACGGTCGCGTTCCGTTAA